The Clostridium beijerinckii genomic sequence ATTTCACTTATGGGTAATAGAAGGCCCTCAGTCTATAAAAGATGAATTACCAATAGAAAAAGCTGGACTTAATGTAAAAGTTGTAGATGATATGACACCATATAGAACAAGAAAAGTTAGAATTTTAAATGGACCTCATACGGCAATGGTTCCAGTAGCGTACCTTTACGGTTTAGAAACTGTAGGGGAAGCGGTTGATCATGAAGTTATAGGAAGATATGTCCACGATGTAATATATGATGAAATCATAGAAACTTTAGATTTGCCTCACGAAGAGCTAGTAGAATTTGCAGATGCGATTATAGAAAGATTTCAAAATCCATATGTAAAGCACTATTTAATGAGTATAGCATTAAATTCATTGTCTAAATACAAAACAAGAGATTTACCAAGTTTGACTGAATATCTAAAGAGAAAAGGTACGCTTCCTAAGAAATTAGTATTCTCCCTTGCATCTTTAATAGAATTCTACAAAGGAAAAAGAGGAGACGAAGATATTCAATTAGCTGATGATGAGGATATATTAGAATTATTTAAGAAATTATGGGAAAAATATGATGGAACAAAAGAAGGACTAAACAAAATTGTAACTTCTGTTCTTGCATATGAAAAGAATTGGGGAAGCAATTTAAATGAAATTCCTAATCTTGCTGATGAGATTTCAAGATATTTAGAAATAATTGAAAAAGTAGGAATGAAGGAAGCAGTTAAAGTAGTTTTATAATGAAATTTATTATCATGCAATTAAATTTTCTTAATTGCATGATAAGTAAATATATATCAATAATAAAGGAGGTAAATAAATGAGTTTTGATGAAAATTGTTTTTATTGTTCGAAGAATCAAGATTTAGATTCTTTAATGATTAAGATTTGTGATTTAGATGTATCAACAGTATATTTGTTTAAGGAACAAACTTATAGTGGAAGATGTAATGTTGTTTATAAGGAACATAAAAGTGAAATAGCGGATTTAAATGAAGATGAAGCAGCAGCTTTCATAAATGACGCTAGAAAGGTAGCTAAAGCAATCCATAAAGCGTTCAATCCAGATAAAGTAAATTATGGAGCATTTGCTGATACTATGAAACATCTTCATCTTCATATTGTACCTAAATATGAAGGCGGCCCATCTTGGGGAAAAACTTTTGAGATGAATCCACAAAAAATATATTTAAGCGATGATGAATACCAAAACCTAATTTGTAAAATAAAAGATAATTTATAATATTGGATTAATGAATAAAAAATTAACTAAATTAAAGATACGGAGGAAAAGGAATGTTAAATTCTGTTGACAAAAACGCATCAACTAATGCTAATAATGGAAACGTTAAATTAAGTTTAAGAGAGAAAATTTCTTACGGTTTTGGAGATTTTGGTAATGGATTTATGTTTGACTTAGGTCAATCATATCTTACAAAGTTTTTCATAGATACATGTGGAATTAGTGCTGGAGCAGTTGGTGGTATATTTGCATTTACAAAAATATTCGATGCATTCATGGATCCATTAGCAGGATCATTGATAGATAGTAGAAAGGCAGGTAAATCAGGAAAGTTTAGGCCTGTAATGATGATTTCAAGTATAATTCTTGCACTACTTACAATTATTACTTTTACTATGCCTGAGATGCCGCTTTCATCTAAGATTATATATGGTTATGCAACATATATGATTTGGGGTCTTGTATATTCATTCACTAATGTTCCTTATGGATCATTAGCATCGGTTATGACAAGAGATGTAGAGGATAGAAGCCAATTAGCTACATTTAGACAAGCTGGTTCATTAGGAGCACAATTAATAACTGGAGTAGCTTTTGTACCTATTCTTATGATGTTTAGTGACAAAAAAGTTGGTTATCCAGTTGCGGCCGCAGTTATGGCTGTTATAGGAGTTGTTTCATTCTTTATCTGTTTTGCTAACACAAAAGAACACGTTGTAGTTAACAGAGAAGGTAAATCAGAAAAAGCATCTGCTAAAGATTATTTTAAAGTTGTATTTACAAATAGACCATTGTTATGCTTAATTCTTATGCAATTATTTACAATATCAGCTATGAATACTAACAACCAAATGATGATTTTCTTCTGCCAATATAACTTAGGGGATATTAAACTTCAACCTAAGGTTAATGGTATAATGATTGGATGTTCTGTAATAGGTATATTCGCTATTCCATTCTTAGTAAAACATTTTGGTAAAAAGAAAACTGCGATTGCAGGACTATTGATTGGAATTGTTGCTAATGGATTAAACTTTATAATACCAACAAATGCTACTACTTTCACAGTTCTTGTTACAATAGGATATGTAGCTTTAGCTATTCCAAATGGAGTTACTTGGGCATTCGTAACGGATGCAATTGACTATGGACATTGGCATACTGGAATAAGAAAAGAAGGTGTAACTTATGCTGCATTTAACTTTTCAAGAAAAATTGCACAATCTATGGCAGCCCTTGTTAGTGCAGCAGTATTAGGTATGACTGGGTATGTTGCAAACGCACAACAAAGTGCAGAAACATTACTAGGAATTAAGGGAGCAATGACATTGTATCCAGCAGTAGCTTTAGCTTTAGCTGCTCTTGTAGTAGGTATATTACATAATCTACCAGATGACAAGTACAGAAAAGTTGCTCAAGACTTACAAGAAGGAAAATGGGAAAAAGGAATTTTAGAATAATAATGTTATAAATAAATCATTATTGTTTAGCTAAGAAGAATAAGGCACTATCAGCTTTGTATTTTGAGAGTTGATAGTGTTTTATCTTTATATATTGAGTAAATAAAAAAAGATATACTTGTAAAAAACTGTTAACGTTCACAAAAAAGTATTGCATATTTTTTTATTTGATACTATAATGTAAATATAACTTAAATAATTTTTAACTAAAATTGTTCACGTTAACAATTGTTCGACCTCTAATTGTTAACGTGAACGAAAATTATTTATTAAATTAAAATATTTATAAATATTTTAATTTAATAATCAAAGAAAAAAATGCTTTGATATATAAATAAGCTATAAACTTATTTAATATATAACACAGTTCTTAAAAATACAAAAATAAATAATATAGAATTCTTCAAACCTATAATTTTCATACTATAATTTATTAATCATATTTTAAGTTAACCATTTTAAGAACTGTGTATTTAATTAATAGTGATAGCACAAAATAGATTTGTTAAAAAATGAATGTTTGAAATTATAATATATATTCTGAAAAATTAGTTTGAAAGACTATGAATTTTAAACTAATGGATATTCTAAAGAATAATTTTATTATCTAAAACCTGTATATATATTCAGTATGAAGATATTAATTAAGAAAGAATTTGAGGTGTAATATGAGAAGAGAAGAAGTTTTAAAAAATATAAAAGAAGCAGGTGTTGTTGCAGTTGTGAGGGGAGACTCAAAAGAAGAAGCTCTTAAAATTGTAGATGCTGTTTCAAAAGGCGGAATAAAAGTGATGGAACTTACAATGACTGTTCCAAATCCAGTTGAAGTTATTAAAGAAGTTGCTGAAAAATATAAGGATACCGATGTAATTGTTGGGGCGGGAACTGTATTGGACAGTGAAACGGCAAGAGCTTGTATTTTAGCAGGGGCACAATTTATTGTAAGCCCAAGTTTGGATATTGATACTTTAAAGCTTTGTAATAGGTATAAGATTCTGGTTATGCCAGGAGTAATGACCGTTAAGGATGCTATTACAGCTTTTGAGTATGGAGTTGATGTGGTTAAAATATTCCCAGCCAATCTATATGGGCCATCAGTAATTAAATCATTTAAGGGGCCGCTCCCTCAAGGAGACTTTATGCCAACAGGTGGTGTTAGTATAGCTAACTTACATGAGTGGATAGAAGCAGGAGCCTTCGTAGTAGGAACAGGAGGAGATTTAACTAAAGGTGCAAAAACAGGCGATTATGATCTAGTTCAAAGGACTGCTAAAGAATTTATGGATGCATACAGAAAAGCGAAGGAGAGAATCTAAAATGGATGTTTTAACTTTTGGAGAATCAATGGTCGTATTTAGTCCTAATATTAATGGCCCTTTGAGACATGTTCATAGTTTTTCCAAGTCACTCGGTGGTGCCGAATCAAATGTCGCTACTGCCTTGGCAAAATTAAATCATAGTGCGGGCTGGTTCTCAAAAGTTTCGGATGATGAATTCGGAAGATTTGTTATAAGTTCTATAAAAGCAGAGGGAGTAGATACATCAAGAGTAATAATTGATAAAGAAAGGCCTACAGGATTGCTTTTTAAGGAACGTTATCAACGAAGCAATCCGAATGTATATTATTATAGAAAGAATTCTGCTGCTAGTAGCTTATCGCCAGAGGATATTGATGAAGAATATATTAAGCAAGCTAAAATTCTTCATATTACAGGTATAACGCCAGCTTTATCGGAAAGTTGTAGAAGAGCAGTATACAGAGCAATAGAAATAGCTAAAGAAAACAAGATATTAGTATCATTCGATCCTAATATCAGGCTTAAATTGTGGACGGTTGATGAAGCTAGAAAGATCTTGGTGGATATTGCTAGTAAGGCAGATATTGTAATGCCTGGATTAGATGAAGCGGAACTTTTATTAGGATTAACTAATAAAGATGATGTGGCAGATTTTTTCTTAAATAAGGAAGCGAAAATAGTCGCAGTAAAATTAGGGTCAGAAGGCTGCTATATAAAAGATAAAAAAGAAGGAGTCAAGGTCGCAGGATATAATGTATCAGATTTAATTCAAGATACAGCTGGGGCAGGCGATGGTTTTGCAGCTGGATTTTTAGCTGGATATTTAGAAAAATTATCACTAAACGAAATTGGACAATATGCTAACGGTGTTGGAGCTATGGCAACATTGGTACAAGGAGATATGGAAGGTTATCCATATTATGATCAACTGATGGAATTCATAGGAAAGAGACAAGGTGTTGAAAGATAGAGTTTTCTGAAACAGATATTACTATATTTCTAACAATTGAAAATGTTAGCGCTATTAAAAGTATTTTCTTCATATAAAATTTTAATTACATTTAAGGATAAGTAAAGAGGATTATTTTGATAATTAAATTTTAAGTGTATTCTATCTCTAAATTATAAACTTCAAATAATATTTAAAATAAACTTTTACTTATCTTTAACAATGTATATATCAAAGTTGATATTGGTAATTGAAGAGATATGAAATATTAAAATGATAGCATTTGCATTGTTAATTGTCCATTGAAATTAGTTTAAGATATTTTTAATGAAAAAACTTAGGAGGAATAACTAATGAAATTAAATAAGAAAATATATAAAGAATTTAAGACTTACCCTGAAAAAGTGCTACAATTTGGGGAAGGAAATTTCCTAAGAGCATTTGTTGATTGGCAAATTGACAAAATGAATGAAGAAGCAGGTTTCAATGGAAGTGTCGTAGTCGTTCAGCCTCAAGAAGGTGGACTAGTTAATATGCTAAATGAACAAGATGGCTTGTTTACACTTTATCTTCAAGGAGTTCAAGGAAAAAGAGCTATAAAAACACATAAAATAATCAATAGTATAAGTAGAGGAATTAATCCATATACAGATTATAATGAATATTTAAGAGTTGCAGAAAATCCAGAATTAAGGTTCATAGTGTCAAATACAACAGAAGCAGGAATCGCTTTTGATGAGAATGATAAGTTAAATGAAGGATGTCAAAAAAGTTTTCCGGGTAAGTTAACCGCATTTTTGTTCCGTAGATTTATGGTGTTTAATGGTGACAATAGTAAAGGTTTTATTATAATTCCATGTGAGCTTATTGATAGAAATGGTGAAAAACTTAAAGAAATAGTATTAAGATATGCAGAAATGTGGAATTTAGGACAAGATTTTGTGAATTGGATAAATGATGCTAATACTTTTTGCTGTAGTTTAGTTGATAGAATAGTTCCAGGATATCCAAGAGATACAATTGATGAAGTTAGAGAAGAACTTGGATATGATGATAATTTAGTAGATGTAGGGGAAATATTCCACCTATGGGTAATTGAAGGGCCTCAGTCTATAAAAGATGAATTACCAATAGAAAAAGCTGGACTTAATGTAAAAGTTGTAGATGATATGACACCATATAGAACAAGAAAAGTTAGAATTTTAAATGGGCCTCATACGGCAATGGTTCCAGTAGCATACCTTTATGGTTTAGAAACTGTAGGAGAAGCTGTTGATCATGAGGTTATAGGAAGATACGTCCATGATGTAATATATGATGAAATCATAGAAACTTTAGATTTGCCTCACGAAGAATTAGTGGAATTTGCAGATGCGATTATAGAAAGATTCCAAAATCCATATGTAAAGCACTATCTAATGAGCATAGCATTAAATTCATTATCTAAATACAAAACAAGAGATTTACCAAGTTTGACTGAATATCTAAAGAGAAAGGGTACACTTCCTAAGAAATTAGTATTCTCCCTTGCATCTTTAATAGAATTCTACAAAGGAAAAAGAGGAGACGAAGATATTGAACTAGCTGATGATGAGGATATATTAGAATTATTCAAGGAATTATGGGAAAAATATGATGGAACAAAAGAAGGCCTAAACAAAATTGTAACTTCTGTTCTTGCATATGAAAAGAATTGGGGAAGCAATTTGAATGAAATTCCTAATCTAGCTGATGAAGTTTCAAGATATTTAGAAATAATTGAAAAAGTAGGAATGAAGGAAGCTATAAAAGAAGTTATTTAGGAATAAGATTATAAATTATTATTATAGAATATTCATATAGCTGTTAAATTTAAAGTTGTGAACAATAATTTAATGGAAGTAGGTAGAGAGTGATGAAAGAAATTATAAAAATAAATGAAAAAGACAATGTTGTAGTAGCACTTAGAGATTTGTCTAAAAGTGAAATTATAGAAGTTGAAAATAAAAAAATAGAGATAAAAGAAGACATAAAAAGAGGACACAAAGTAGCTATATCAGACTTTAAAGTTAACGACAATGTAATAAAGTATGGATATCCAATAGGACATGCTGTTAAGGATATATCAATAGGAGAATGGATTCACACGCATAATATTAAAACAAATTTAGATGGAATTATGGAATATAATTTTAATCAGCAGCTAAAACAAGTTTCTATAGAAAACAAAAATCTTACTTTTGATGGATATAGAAGAGCAAACGGTAATGTTGGTATAAGAAATGAACTTTGGATAGTGCCAACCGTTGGGTGCGTTAATGGAATTGGTGAAAGAATAATCGAAAAATTCAAAGAAGATGTAAAACCTGTTGGGATCGATGGAGTTGAAATTTTCAAACATAATTATGGATGTTCTCAATTGGGAGATGATCATGCAAATACAAGAACTATGCTTGGAAATTTAGTAAAGCATCCTAATGCTGGAGGCGTGTTAGTACTTGGACTTGGTTGCGAAAATAATACAATGGCTGAATTTATTGAGTCATTGGGAGAATATGATACAACTAGAATTAAATTTCTAGTATCACAGGAAGTTTCTAACGAAATAGAAGAGGGTGCCAAAATATTACGTGAGCTTTATGAAAATATGAAAAATGATAAGAGAGAATCAGTATCTCTATCAAATTTAAAAGTTGGATTAAAGTGCGGTGGTTCAGATGGCTTCTCAGGAATAACTGCAAATCCTCTTGTAGGTAGTTTTTCAGATTTCTTAGTTGCACAAGGTGGAACAACAATACTTACAGAAGTTCCTGAGATGTTTGGTGCTGAAACAATTCTTATGAATAGAGCTAAAGATAATGAAACTTTTGATAAAACTGTACATTTAATAAATGATTTCAAAGAATATTTCATGGCGTATAATCAGCCTATATACGAAAATCCTTCTCCAGGAAATAAAGCTGGTGGAATTACAACATTAGAGGATAAATCTTTAGGGTGTACACAAAAATCAGGAGATTCAACAGTTGTAGGTGTATTAAAATATGGTGAAACTTTAAAAACTAATGGATTAAATCTTTTAAGTGGACCAGGAAATGATTTGGTTGCAGCCTCAGCTTTAGCGGCAGCTGGTTGTCATATGGTTTTATTTACAACAGGTAGAGGAACACCGTTTGGTACATTTGTTCCAACAATGAAGATATCAACAAATACTCCATTATACAATTTAAAGCCACATTGGATGGACTTTAATGCAGGAACTTTAGTTGAAGATAAGACTTTGAGTGAAGTAACAGAAGAATTTATAAAATATGTGGTTGAAGTGGCTAATGGAAAATATGTAAATAATGAAATTAATAAATTTAAAGAGTTAGCTATTTTAAAACAAGGTGTTACTTTATAAAATTCAGCATAAGAAAGTATACTTGAGTAAAAAATATAAACAATTTAGCATATTAAAATTACTTTAATATGCTATTTTTTGTTATAAAAATTATAATTTGTATTTTACTAGATATAATGAATTTAATTGAGTATTTGAAGTATAAATACTTCAAAAATAAATCTTTATTTAAAATTCTAGCAAGTTAAATGATTAATTAAGGCTAGGAGGCAGAAATTAAATTTCAACATAACATAAATAAGAGTAAATGATTATAGCTTAATTTTTTAATAAATAATAATATAAAGAAAATCTTATTTTGAGCTTTAAGTGGGATTATCACGATTTTGTTTGAAGGAAAGTGAATTGTTGTGATTGAAAATGAATACATTTTGTGATATTATAATTACAAATTTTAAAAATGAAATGTAGCGTTGGGGATAGCTGCGTTTAAATGTACATGATAAATATAGAATTAATATAAAATTTGAAGGGGTTTTGAAATCATGGAAATTAGCTTTGTAAGAATTGATGACAGATTGATACATGGACAGATTGCAACCATATGGTCAAAAGCAAGTGGATGTAACAGAATTATGGCGTGTAGTGATGAAGTTGCTAAAGATGATTTGAGAAAACAGTTGTTACTTCAAGTAGCATTAAAAGGAATTAAAGCTTATGTAATACCAATAGAAACCGCTATCAAAGCTTATAAGAATCCTAAATATAAAAATTTTAAGACTTTATTTTTATTTACTAATCCGGCAGACGTGCTTCGAATGATTGAAGGTGGAGTTGATATTAAATCTGTAAATGTTGGAGGAATGTGCTATAAGGATGGAAAAAAACAAATTACTGGTGCTATATCCGTAAATAATAAAGATATAGAATGTTTCAAGAAACTTTACGAGAAAGGAATTGAGTTAGAGATAAGGCAGGTAGCGAAAGATAATAAGATTAATTTAATTGACAGGTTAAAAGAATTGAAATTCTTATAGAGAATAACAGTGAAGTGCTATATAACCTTTTATAGATAGGT encodes the following:
- a CDS encoding tagaturonate reductase — translated: MKLNKESYKEFKTYPEKVLQFGEGNFLRAFVDWQIDKMNDEADFNGSVVVVQPLENGLVDMLNDQDCLYTLYLQGVQNGQASKTHKVINSISRGINPYRDYNEYLKVAENPDLRFIVSNTTEAGIAFDENDTLNGGCQKSYPGKLTAFLYHRFNAFNGDDSKGFIIIPCELIDRNGEKLKEIVLKYAEVWNLGQDFIDWINNANTFCCSLVDRIVPGYPRDTIDEVREELGYDDNLVDVGEIFHLWVIEGPQSIKDELPIEKAGLNVKVVDDMTPYRTRKVRILNGPHTAMVPVAYLYGLETVGEAVDHEVIGRYVHDVIYDEIIETLDLPHEELVEFADAIIERFQNPYVKHYLMSIALNSLSKYKTRDLPSLTEYLKRKGTLPKKLVFSLASLIEFYKGKRGDEDIQLADDEDILELFKKLWEKYDGTKEGLNKIVTSVLAYEKNWGSNLNEIPNLADEISRYLEIIEKVGMKEAVKVVL
- a CDS encoding HIT family protein; its protein translation is MSFDENCFYCSKNQDLDSLMIKICDLDVSTVYLFKEQTYSGRCNVVYKEHKSEIADLNEDEAAAFINDARKVAKAIHKAFNPDKVNYGAFADTMKHLHLHIVPKYEGGPSWGKTFEMNPQKIYLSDDEYQNLICKIKDNL
- a CDS encoding glycoside-pentoside-hexuronide (GPH):cation symporter — translated: MLNSVDKNASTNANNGNVKLSLREKISYGFGDFGNGFMFDLGQSYLTKFFIDTCGISAGAVGGIFAFTKIFDAFMDPLAGSLIDSRKAGKSGKFRPVMMISSIILALLTIITFTMPEMPLSSKIIYGYATYMIWGLVYSFTNVPYGSLASVMTRDVEDRSQLATFRQAGSLGAQLITGVAFVPILMMFSDKKVGYPVAAAVMAVIGVVSFFICFANTKEHVVVNREGKSEKASAKDYFKVVFTNRPLLCLILMQLFTISAMNTNNQMMIFFCQYNLGDIKLQPKVNGIMIGCSVIGIFAIPFLVKHFGKKKTAIAGLLIGIVANGLNFIIPTNATTFTVLVTIGYVALAIPNGVTWAFVTDAIDYGHWHTGIRKEGVTYAAFNFSRKIAQSMAALVSAAVLGMTGYVANAQQSAETLLGIKGAMTLYPAVALALAALVVGILHNLPDDKYRKVAQDLQEGKWEKGILE
- a CDS encoding bifunctional 4-hydroxy-2-oxoglutarate aldolase/2-dehydro-3-deoxy-phosphogluconate aldolase, yielding MRREEVLKNIKEAGVVAVVRGDSKEEALKIVDAVSKGGIKVMELTMTVPNPVEVIKEVAEKYKDTDVIVGAGTVLDSETARACILAGAQFIVSPSLDIDTLKLCNRYKILVMPGVMTVKDAITAFEYGVDVVKIFPANLYGPSVIKSFKGPLPQGDFMPTGGVSIANLHEWIEAGAFVVGTGGDLTKGAKTGDYDLVQRTAKEFMDAYRKAKERI
- a CDS encoding sugar kinase, translating into MDVLTFGESMVVFSPNINGPLRHVHSFSKSLGGAESNVATALAKLNHSAGWFSKVSDDEFGRFVISSIKAEGVDTSRVIIDKERPTGLLFKERYQRSNPNVYYYRKNSAASSLSPEDIDEEYIKQAKILHITGITPALSESCRRAVYRAIEIAKENKILVSFDPNIRLKLWTVDEARKILVDIASKADIVMPGLDEAELLLGLTNKDDVADFFLNKEAKIVAVKLGSEGCYIKDKKEGVKVAGYNVSDLIQDTAGAGDGFAAGFLAGYLEKLSLNEIGQYANGVGAMATLVQGDMEGYPYYDQLMEFIGKRQGVER
- a CDS encoding tagaturonate reductase; the protein is MKLNKKIYKEFKTYPEKVLQFGEGNFLRAFVDWQIDKMNEEAGFNGSVVVVQPQEGGLVNMLNEQDGLFTLYLQGVQGKRAIKTHKIINSISRGINPYTDYNEYLRVAENPELRFIVSNTTEAGIAFDENDKLNEGCQKSFPGKLTAFLFRRFMVFNGDNSKGFIIIPCELIDRNGEKLKEIVLRYAEMWNLGQDFVNWINDANTFCCSLVDRIVPGYPRDTIDEVREELGYDDNLVDVGEIFHLWVIEGPQSIKDELPIEKAGLNVKVVDDMTPYRTRKVRILNGPHTAMVPVAYLYGLETVGEAVDHEVIGRYVHDVIYDEIIETLDLPHEELVEFADAIIERFQNPYVKHYLMSIALNSLSKYKTRDLPSLTEYLKRKGTLPKKLVFSLASLIEFYKGKRGDEDIELADDEDILELFKELWEKYDGTKEGLNKIVTSVLAYEKNWGSNLNEIPNLADEVSRYLEIIEKVGMKEAIKEVI
- a CDS encoding UxaA family hydrolase is translated as MKEIIKINEKDNVVVALRDLSKSEIIEVENKKIEIKEDIKRGHKVAISDFKVNDNVIKYGYPIGHAVKDISIGEWIHTHNIKTNLDGIMEYNFNQQLKQVSIENKNLTFDGYRRANGNVGIRNELWIVPTVGCVNGIGERIIEKFKEDVKPVGIDGVEIFKHNYGCSQLGDDHANTRTMLGNLVKHPNAGGVLVLGLGCENNTMAEFIESLGEYDTTRIKFLVSQEVSNEIEEGAKILRELYENMKNDKRESVSLSNLKVGLKCGGSDGFSGITANPLVGSFSDFLVAQGGTTILTEVPEMFGAETILMNRAKDNETFDKTVHLINDFKEYFMAYNQPIYENPSPGNKAGGITTLEDKSLGCTQKSGDSTVVGVLKYGETLKTNGLNLLSGPGNDLVAASALAAAGCHMVLFTTGRGTPFGTFVPTMKISTNTPLYNLKPHWMDFNAGTLVEDKTLSEVTEEFIKYVVEVANGKYVNNEINKFKELAILKQGVTL
- a CDS encoding mannose/fructose/sorbose PTS transporter subunit IIB, whose product is MEISFVRIDDRLIHGQIATIWSKASGCNRIMACSDEVAKDDLRKQLLLQVALKGIKAYVIPIETAIKAYKNPKYKNFKTLFLFTNPADVLRMIEGGVDIKSVNVGGMCYKDGKKQITGAISVNNKDIECFKKLYEKGIELEIRQVAKDNKINLIDRLKELKFL